tgtgtttaatttgattgtgtattccgattaaattaatcatgagtttacttgtgattaatttgattgagttctttggatatagaaaatcgttctcatggtttttggtgtccaataaaatacttattttcttttgaaattaaggtcgctcttgttgttctttcgggaatgacatctaatgggggagagttcttttgacctagtgcttaatggtcatatattgaggggtgtgcatctgtggaattttagaggggttatcttgtatctttaaactccttgacgaatgcatttagcttcggctttatgattgcgtcTAAATTAGTTGgcatgtatttttttccttttgtcatgaaatgtttttctcggaaatttcattatgatctcgttcttgtacctttgccaattttatttacaaaaagggggagaattaatatgtagttcatactacaaatacatatggttttcggatcattatgtaagggggagtggtttccatgtgagatggagtatttactaagggggagtgatacatatcaccatagtattattattgaagttgtgatacaattgaaatttgacgctatgtaataatactatgacactgtataacaatgatcgagaactatgttttctcattgttctagctacggatcttcaacaacggtgatgctaaacttacaacctttgtgatcattggagtacttagaagtgacgaagatttcgaggaatgttgaagattagacatgtggaataggagctactaaagtttctttatcttttttgtattccatatgtattgatagttttgtcactaaaattgacaaagggggagattgttagagcattgctcggtcgaactcgcatgcgttgttatctcaagcatgtttgtcactgttagtgatgacttatagtctattatagctaagtatcggactaggataaaaagtgtagttgagctcaaggacttcatggagattcatcatacaagtagaagaactactcaaggaatcggtggaacttctcgataaaaaggtatgtgaagacttgaaattatctatcactaaaaagtctatctactctatctcctactctttgagacaagaattcgtatgctatatatatagactttgattatacacatttggtatttcgagccgagtatacctcgcctatctatatcttgaaatatgtgttggtaagcttttcgcttcgatcaagtttatctttaccatgtgatgaaagtcatgatatgtttcaatcatcttgaaaattgctttgacgagaaatggtgtaacaaatgtataacgtcctctaagaatgtttcaatgattgaaatgagagtttagattacataaccaatggtggccataaacattgttgtggaaacacatttatgtataagtcctattccttgaaccaaagtttgcgaactttgttgatcaagagaaccgtaagaatagcgtgagccaagtctgcgaactcagtacgCCAACTGCCGAAGTtcccaaacccgagaatttctgctggagttgacaaactacttgcgtgaagctaagtccacgaacccagtccgcgaacccagtccgcgaaccggcgaagttctcatacctgagaatttctgtcagagtttgtaaactctgcccggtaacttaagtccgcgaacctagtctgcgaaaatgagaaggttatatatctgaagatgatttatgaacttaaacttaaaaagactaaggaatgcagtttgcaaaccgtgtctataaaagttcatgaactgattcaaatgaaccaaatcatctttgcttcaattgtgtcttatgtagtacataagattttcttgcaattgaacaactctctaactagttcatttgaagtcatttgaactagttatggtgaagaagaacatggttgatatggaattctcatatggctaaccttttggttaactattgttgaaccaacaagtgcatacgtttgggtacggttaacaaacctagaagcgtgcattgtcaagtgtgtgtaacaagctaagttttcgatctaacggttgagaaatattagcttgaatctaaatcaggttttcatctaacggtgaatattgaatgctttgttactaagttaacattgattgcaaaccctgatttgaaagactatacaaaggagacatctagtattgtgcaaaactaatccccacaccttacgtgtgatactagtttgcgtgctagagtcgattcctttaacctttggttttcttcttctaaaacaaggttaaagacttaaagatttcattgggattgtgaagccacaccgatattacttttatcgtaattgtgtgatttgatcttgcatcttctatcgtacgagtacaatcagattgattgaattgagattgatatctccgatatgcaagatataaaaagtaatcacaaacattttcgtatcattgtttgtgattccgcgacatcttgtttcgctaccatacgattaagattgttgtgaggtgattgataactctaggctgttcttagggaatataagaccggattatcaattggttcctgttcaccttgattattatcaaaagatggaacaaaaccttttagggtttatctgtggtagacagatttatcctttgatagacttggctgtgtgagacatatttgtttattttcaaagcctgcgattttgggtcgtatcaactatTATTGTGggggagatcagctaagggaatcaagtgcgtagtattctgctgggatcagaggagtaggagcataactgtaccttggatcagtgggagattgattggggttcaactacagtccagttgaagttagcttggagtaggctagtgtatgtagcggcttaatatagtgtgtgttcaatctggactaggtcccggggtttttctgcatttgcgatttcctcgttatcaaaatttctggtgtatgtgttatttcaatttccgcattatattgtcttatatttataatagaaataatacaggttgtgcgttagatcatcaattaaagtaatctaatctttggttgttgattgtcattgattgatccttggatattggtctttggtaccatccaagttattccttatgtttgattaaagactcgctgatttctattagctcgagtaaatcaaaacaagagagagatattaactccttgatatactttaagctggattgagtctgactgtctagttgattctctagcaaagtatattggagttagtccatacatattgctaagtgaattatatggtggtgttgttagaccccctctttttcacatCGTTTGGACATAAACCTAACTCTTGGTCTTCTCAAGTGAGAAAGAAGAACTCTTCGGACTAACAAGAAAGACCAGCAACATCATCCAAAGCCGGTGATAGTGGCTAGTGAAAAGTTGCTTCGATTGTAGAAGGGGGTGAGACAAATGCAATAAATGATCTGAACGGTCTTCATTATTCTGTATTGAGTGCAAATGATCAGTTAGATGGTTGCATGATAGAAGGAAATGTGACAAATGGAGTTGGGATTGAtatcacaaaagaaaataaaaacaattcaGAAAGGATTGGAGAACACGGATGCGTTAGAAATGGTATATCTTTTACCTGCATGTGTCAGAGCCTGAATTAGTTGAGAAAGGGTCAGAGCCTGAATTAGTGGACCAATTGATGGTTGATTCTGTTTTGAAAGTTCCATCCACTACAGTTGACCCATGTGTAGAGAGGTGTGTGATTGGGGAGAGGGTTTCTGAACAAGAAAAGCTTCTTGGTGAAGGGGACTCTTATAAAAGTAAGAAAAGagccaacaaaaagaaaaaagaaaagaacttaCAGGCTCAATCAGTTCAACCGGTTGCGGAAGGTGCAAGCACCTCATATACTGATCCCTCCATCCCCCTTGGTTTTGAATATCATAACAGATTTCATGgtctggaagaagaagaagaagagagagaggTAGCCACTTCCCAGTTAGTTTTGAAAGAATCAAAAGTAAGCATCGCAAAGCCGTCATCGTCAAAACAAATTATAGGAATTGGTATGAAATTGGGTATCAAACCCAAATGGTATTCTTTCgagtttgaaaaagaaaaagcttCCTCAATTTAAATCTCCTAGCAATTAATGTATCTGCGGATAAACTCTTGGAGTATGGATCCTCACGGGGCTTAGAATTTCCTCCTATGAAGACTAATCGCGAAAAGATGTTTAGCGATCTTGCAAAAAACCATGATGGTTTaattatagaagatcttgacGAGTTTTCTAATTAATAAAAGGCAGTGGTCCTCTTTGCGCCTCTGCAAGTTGCTCTTTGTTTTTAGGTTTCACAAGTTGTGTCTTCTTCTGTTGACAGTCTTTGTTTTCCTACATTGTCCTTTAATTGGGTTTTTTGTTTATGGGGCTCTCTCGCTCTTTGTGTTATGCATTCGCCCGTACACAGTTTGTGTGCATTTTAATATATTCttttttatcgatcaaaaaaaagtttttaaaaATTGCCTTACACAGCATTAAGGGCTATGGAACAAAAAAAATTCGCATCATCAAAAATTTGAAACTATAGATCTATTACCATTGTTTTCCAAGGTTTTGTACAAGTGATTTTGAGGATGAAACAGTACCCATAATCCCCAAAACTAAACCAAAAATTATAAGAACTACATTGAACGCTAGAGCTATCTTTGATAACCGAGGCCTAAAGATCTTAATGTAAAAAGCACAAGGGTATATGATTGAGACACTAATGCTAACTAGTGAACCGGTTAAGCCGAGAACGTTTTCAAAATAAGGAACCGTGAGAGCTAAAATTAGAACAAATATGAGCAGCAAAGATCCTACAGTACCCCTAACGAACATTTTCTTTTTTACACTCATTGAAGAGGGTAGCTTGCGTTCAACTATGGATGCTACAGGTACGAGTTCAAATGCGTATTTTGTCAGTGGTGTTAAGACTACTGCCCACAATGCTGTTTTTGTGATAATGAGATGTCTTGGCATGCTAAGCGTGATCTGTGAGCTCACTCCAGACCCGAACAACTTGGCACCCATGAACCCCAATGCCGTGTAGAATATTGTAACCAAGCCAAAGCTCGCAATGGATACCTAAATTTCCAGGAAATGAGAAATATTAGTAAAAATATGTATATGTTCAAATATAATCGACATTCGTATCTCGATATATTTAAGTTGTCAGAGCAAAGTAGCTAGATGTCTATAAGAATCAAATTAAAAAATGTGATTAGGTACACACCTTAGTGAATTCAGAAGGATCTTTCATGGATTTGTAAATATCAGGAAAGAGGACATGAGAAGCAAAACTGAAGATATATAAGCCAGATACTGCAGGAATGTTTCTTAGTTGAAGCACCGGTATAGATTGGTTAGCTTTAATACCACCAAATGCAGCAGTACATCCTACCGTGACAAAGATAACAAGCGACATGAGAATACCCGCCGTAGAAAGAAATGATATTTTCGAGAGATCTCTTAACCAAACAGTGGGTAATGCTATTATAATTGCAATCACTGTCAGAGCTTGAGCTGTATTAATCCATGACAAATCAAGGAGTTTAACTCCAAGAAATACTTGACCCAAGTTATCGTGTAGCGAAATCGTGAAAGAAACCAGCGACATAAAGATTTCCATGTACATGAAGATTGAAGCTATAAGCCTTCCTTTCTTCCCAAAGGTATACTGCGCAATGTCTGGATAGTTTcttaacttgacattttttttGAGACATTCGGCTAACAGATGTGAAGTATATGCACATATTATTCCAAATCCTATTAGAAGGAAAGCCGAAGCCCATCCACCATTTTGTACTGCGTAGGGTGTCGATAGCTGTCCAAGACCTGTTTATTATGAAGGAGCACATGCAAAGAAAAAGAGAATTTTGCTTAATTAGAACTAATCACACCTATATACAACTAGCTAGGGTCTAGAGACGTGTATTATTGACGTCTCAATCATGGGATTGCTAGAAACTCATCAATAGATGCCCAGGTTGCCTGGTCAATCATGTGGAACTATTCCAACACATACCAACCTGAATTCCTTCAAacacagtttttttttcttttttcttctcattttgAAACATAGAAAGTGTAGCTAAGTAGTAGAAAATACCTATGAGAATTCCAGACATGTTGAGAACTGAATGAAGAAAGGAACTATCAGCCTTGGCATGTTGTTGTTGATCCTTCGTCTCATGAACATCACCATTACCATGATCATTTATAGAGCTTCCTCCTTTGTAATTAATATCAACGATGATTTCCTTTGACTCTTTCTTATTCTCCGTAGCAACAATACCGGATACATCTCCAGTGGTCTTCGTATCGGATTCACACAAAGTAGAACTTGTGTTTTCCTCCAAGCAATAAACTTGACAAATCATAACAAAATTTGGTGAGAATTCCAAATCCAGCTACCTCTATTTCTTTACTCTCTTGTGTATATAAATGGAGAGCAAAAAAGATTAGATGAGTATTTATACAtgaaatttgaagactatattgcGATTCCAGGATATCTTACATCCAGATTTCGAAAAAAATATGTTGACTTTCTATTAAGACTGGATCGGATGTAATTGAAGAGCCACATAATACAAGACAAAGAATGGCAATAGTTTATTCAGTGACTGCTATAGCAACTTGGCCTCAACCTGACTCACAAAGACAGTTTCTCGCCGACATCATCAGAGTGATCCCAGCTGCAATTTCGTGGGAGCTGTGGAGAAATGATAGACCTTATCGTAACAAGTCAAGCTAACAACCGGATACAAAATGAGCTAATTTTTTTTATGGGCTATCAAGGGATCTCCTGTTTGTGAGGTGAGCGTGTGAAACCATTCGGCCATCTTCCCGATGGTTAAATTAATAATGTTGAACTTCAGAAGTTTATCTACTGGGATCATTGCAATCAGGTGGAATCAAACTTTGTTTGTGCCTCGCTAAATGCTTTCATTTTTGAGGTGCCCGCGTGTGGGACCCACCACTCAACCCTTAGCAATTGAGATGACAAGTGATTACTTATAGGCCTACTCTGACAGATACCCATCACCTGTGCGATGCACGGGTCCGCTTATTTTTGAGGTGGAATCAAACTTTGTTTGTGTCTCGCTAAATGCTTTCATTTTTGAGGTGCGCGTGTGTGGGACCCACCACTCAACCCTTAGCAATTGAGATGGCAAGTGATTACTTATAGGCCTACTATGACAGATACCCATCACCTGTGCGATGCACGGGTCCGCTTATTGTTATGGAAAAGTCTATGGTAACGCAATTTTGCATATTTTTACGACGTTGTATAGACAGTATTGTGTACAGGGAGACGAATGGCACGTTGTGGTCcctaaatatctaatccgtggAAGTTTATAAGCAAAACCAAGAGGACAGTTTCTATCACATTACGAGACCGACAGGAATCATATATGGAGGGAGTCAGTTAGTATTGCATCATCTACAACGATAAAGAGAAACACAACGTGGGTGCACTCGTAAAACATAAGTCTAGGATTTGGAACTTACTTCCTTTTGCCATTTGGTGGTCTATTTGGAAGGAACGAAATGATAGATTTACAACAACACTTCTAGAAGCAGTAATCAAGTCATTGTAGCTATAAAGTGTTTGTTGTTCAAATATTTTCTATGGTTTATCATTGTCAACTTTGATATGTGATTGTGAAAAACTATTCAATGATGGAAAAAATACGAATTGTCCTTGATATCATTTATTAGGTTTGCCGTAGTAAAATCTTGAAAATTTACTATCAACGTTTCACAAAGAAACTTGATATTTAAGAATTACGAATTCACGATTTTGATGTGAAAACCAAAAAGATAAAAAAGTGTAGAATTAAGATAAAATAAGAAACAAATGCATGATAACATAGTGTTCGTATGGAATGTTTGTATGGAATACCCATGAAACCATCATTGTATTCACATCTACTGTTGTTAATCCataaaaaatttaacaaaaaaagttcatATACTACCATGACCAAAGACCAAAGTAGCAGCTAAAAATAACCAAATTCAAGCAACTACATTGTAAATCGAACCGATTTACGTACATTGTGGCTAACAAAAACATCAGAAATTCTTTTCTtgctattatataaaaaaacaaagaatttttttttttagaaaaagttAAAGTGCTCAAATCCATCTTCTTTTTTCTATCCTTCCTATCTTTCATATACTACCCAGTTAAAAATCAGTAAGATTAATGAAGCACACTTTGTATAAGAGAGTAccaaaactttgtagataagaagaaaaaaaagtcagGTTGCTTAAATATACCAAGATATTACAAATCGGAGAAACACGGAACAATTAAGCCGTCAACGTTCAGTTACATGATTACAGGTTGAAATATTAATCcaaaagatacatatatatatatatataagttaaAATATATTATGCTttcttttttcacaaaattgattaaaaagaccaaaatcaacaatttctagatgaaaaggacatttagaaattgatattgtttaaatggacaaaaatgtaaaaatagccaggatgtaaacagtttcatcctacccattttcaaatactttttcttatttttaatttgcaTCAAGATGCATCTAGTTACATCCTTGCTAttatttaagtttaagtcaggatgaatccagtttcatcctttctatttttttttggtgtgcatttcacccatactaatttttactcgtctatttaaaccatgttttaaaaatatttggacaaatgacccattttccgttcttTTTTCATACAGTGAAGATCTCCCACTATAGCATGGGTGCATTTTACTTTTGAAACCATCAACCATGGGTGCAAAAAGAACACCACCATCATTATTTTCATTTCATATCCTGCTGCTCCCAGCAACAAACTGCTGCATGCGACGTTAATCGGTCAATGAACGTCATTAAGAGAAGCATCACTGActtgaaagagaaactcaaaagtTAGATGAATTCAAAATCACAAAAATGAATTGGCCTAACTGAATATCGAAGATATCGGTGGTTATATCTTTTGCCAACAGAAAGTGTATGATCATACACTATGCCGCTTCTGGATtaacaaatttaccaaaaccaccaTTCATACTCACAAAATTAAAtcctttaaaataaaaaaaaatcgcaTAGCTATTTTCCAATCGGTAGTGTTTTACCTGGAATAGACCATTAACAACCAAAATTTGAAGAGAAGAAAGTTTGATACAGTAAGTTGATTTATACATTTGAGAACCCTCAAAACTTATAGAATTCATAAATTTACAGTTGTAGATAGTAACACCATCAAACCATGAAACTAAAAAACACCATTAACTTCCCCCCCAAAAAAGAAGATGTTCAATGATTGAACAGTAAACAGTGACGACTGATTGCTTAACAATTCTTCATGGTGCGGTCTTGCAAAATCTTATGGTAATTGTAATAAACAATATGTTGTGCTAAGTACTGGATTTTGCATGATGGTATCAAAACAGTGTGAAAGAGTATACATTAATCATTAGTTTGTAGGCTGAACTTAGCATCAGTAGTACCCATGATGACTTGTAACCTGAATTACAGAAATTAGGTTGATTTTGTACTTTTCCCTCTTTGATCGTGGCCTGCTCACCTGACATGCAAAATAAAATCTTTGTTTCTTTGTTGTATATGTAAGGCTACAATACTCCAACTAACAGATCAAACGAAATGGATTCTCTCAAGAAATTCATGCATTTAATGACAATATGGTCCGGTATACCTATTTCAGAGAGTATGACATGCATCATATCTCGTACATTAGGTAAGTTCTCTCATAACTGTGAACACGGCCAATGGACATATTAAGATATATCGACTCTGTATTTCTGCCATAGTTTCTGTAGACTTCTTCTTCCCATGGGTTCTAGGAATGAACCTTGTTGAGAATACCATTCATCAGATGAATAGCCAAGAACTCGATGAGTGGCAAAAATAAGCCATGGTTGTTTCTGCCTGTATGCTGTTATAAAACATTTCTCGATGAATTTTTACTGCGCCGTTCCCTCTATCCAGATCCGGTCATGTTTAGAGTCA
This genomic stretch from Papaver somniferum cultivar HN1 chromosome 5, ASM357369v1, whole genome shotgun sequence harbors:
- the LOC113280355 gene encoding amino acid transporter AVT1H-like, encoding MICQVYCLEENTSSTLCESDTKTTGDVSGIVATENKKESKEIIVDINYKGGSSINDHGNGDVHETKDQQQHAKADSSFLHSVLNMSGILIGLGQLSTPYAVQNGGWASAFLLIGFGIICAYTSHLLAECLKKNVKLRNYPDIAQYTFGKKGRLIASIFMYMEIFMSLVSFTISLHDNLGQVFLGVKLLDLSWINTAQALTVIAIIIALPTVWLRDLSKISFLSTAGILMSLVIFVTVGCTAAFGGIKANQSIPVLQLRNIPAVSGLYIFSFASHVLFPDIYKSMKDPSEFTKVSIASFGLVTIFYTALGFMGAKLFGSGVSSQITLSMPRHLIITKTALWAVVLTPLTKYAFELVPVASIVERKLPSSMSVKKKMFVRGTVGSLLLIFVLILALTVPYFENVLGLTGSLVSISVSIIYPCAFYIKIFRPRLSKIALAFNVVLIIFGLVLGIMGTVSSSKSLVQNLGKQW